CTTCGCGCCGCCGGAGTCGGCATCGTCCCGAACCGATCCGTCCACGTGGTAGACCAGCAGACGGGGGGAGGTCAGCAGAGCGTCGAAGGGCGCGTCGCCGTAACCGCCCCGCACCTCCAGCAGGAAGTACTCGCCGGGGACCGTGTCCCCCACCGGAAGCTTGAGGACATCGTGGGTGCCGAGCGTCACGGTTCCGTGGCTGCCCCGGCCGGGTTCCGCGACCTCGACCCAGCCCAGTTGCGCGGCGCTGTAGGCGTCGAGCAACGCCGCCCCGCTGCCGTCGCCGCGTCCCCAGGCACCCGCGGCCATGAGGCTGAAGACGCCCAGACCGCCGCGGCTGACGGAGCTGTCGGCCCCGGGCGACAGGGACAGGTCGTAACGGTCCTCCAGACCCAGCAGGTGCGCCGTCTCGTGGACCCAGACGCCGAGGCCGCTGCGCAGGCTGGCCACGGCGTAGTGCTGCGCGCCCACGCCGTCCTGCAGGTAGGGCTCCTCCAGGAAGTATTGCAAGGGGATCACGTACCCGCCCACCGGGTCGTTCTCCCTCCCGGGCGCCGCGTGCAGGATGAGAACGCCGTCTAGGAAACCGTCGCCGTCCGCGTCCGCCGCTGCGAAAGGTACGCCCGCGGCGTCGGCGCCCCGGATGGCCTCGCCTGCCAGCGCGCGGGTGCGCGCGTATCCGAACGGGTTGAAGAGGTCCGAATAATCGACGGCATCGCCGGTCAGGTGCACCAACGGCGCCAGGATGATGCGCAGCCAGCCTTCAGACCGGCTGGCTGCGGTGAAGTACCGCTCCAGCGTTTCCCCGTCGAGCCCGGCGAGACGCGGTGCGAGTTCGACTGCGGGATGCCAGTTCGGGACGAGGCGGAAGTCGGCGAAATCGACGGGGATCACCAGCAGTCCGCAGGAGAACGGGGTCTTTTGCTCGCCGACGCTCGCGGCCCTGAAGGCGGCGCGTCGCTCCGTGCGCCACCGGGACAGCTCGGTATCACCGCCCGGGGCCGGATCGGCCCCGCTCGCGCAGGGCCCGCGTAAGCATGCGACCGTCCCCAGCAGGACGGCCGCCGCGTACGATCTCGGGAACCTGCGTTTCACGGCGCTCATCATGGACCGTGTGGCTCACTCCCATTCGATGGTGCTGGGCGGCTTGCTGCTGATGTCGTAGACCACGCGGTTGATGCCGGGCACCTCGTTGATGATGCGGTTGCTCACGCGCGCCAGCACCGCGTCCGGAATGCGGGCCCAGTCCGCCGTCATGCCGTCCCGGCTGGTGACGGCGCGCAGGGCCACCACCGCCTCGTAGGTGCGCTGGTCGCCCATGACCCCGACGGTCCGGATGGGCAGCAGCACGGCGCCCGCCTGCCAGATCCGCTCGTACTCGCCGCTCGCGCGCAGCTCCTGGATGAATATATGGTCGGCCTGCTGCAGGAGTCTAACCCCGTCGCGGGTAACCTCCCCCAGGATCCGCACGCCAAGCCCCGGGCCGGGGAAGGGATGGCGCATCAGCAGGGCGTCGGGAATGCCCAGGCTGCGCCCGACGCGCCGGACTTCGTCCTTGAAGAGCTCGCCGAGGGGCTCGATGAGTTCGAAGCCCAGCTCCTCCGGCAGGCCGCCCACGTTGTGGTGGGTCTTGATGACGTGGGAGGGTCCGTTCACGGAGACGGACTCGATGCGGTCCGGGTAGAGGGTCCCCTGGGCCAGGAACGCGAAGGGGCCGAGGTCCGCGGTCGCGGACCTGAAGACCTCGATGAAGGTGTTGCCGATGATCCTGCGCTTGAGTTCGGGCTCGATCACGCCGCGCAACCCGTTCAGGAAGGCGTTGCGGGCGTCGATGCGCAGGACCGGGCGGTGCAGGAAGGCGTTGAGCGTGCGCTCGACCTCGCTGGCCTCGCCGAGCCTGAGCAGGCCGTTGTCCACGAAAACGGTGTGCAGACGATCTCCGATCGCCTGGTCGATCAGGGTGGCGGCGACGGTGGAATCGACGCCGCCCGAGACGCCGCACAGGACCCTGCGGTCGCCGACGCGCTCGCGGATCTCCGCCACCGCGGTCTCCGCGAAGGTGTCGGCCGACCATGCGGTGTCGATGGCGCAGATGTCGCGACAGAAGTTGCGCAGGATCTGCAGGCCGTGTTCGGTGTGGACCACCTCGGGGTGGAACTGCACGCAATAGAAGCCGCGGCCTTCGTCGCCGGCGGCGGCGAAAGGTATCGAGCCGGAGCTGGCGAGTGCCGTGAAACCAGCGGGCAAGGCGCCGACACGGTCGCCGTGGCTCATCCAGACGCCCTGTCGGTCGGGCGTGTCGGCGAAGAGGCGGCTGCGGGCTCCGCGCTCGATGGTCGCGGGTCCGTACTCCCGGTTCGCCGAGGCCTCGATCTTGCCGCCGAGCGTGCGGCACATGAGCTGCATGCCGTAGCAGATGCCGAGCAGCGGCTTGCCCTCCGCGAAGAGCTCGCCACCTATGTCGGGCGCGCCGTCCTCGGTGACCGAGGAGGGACCACCCGAGAGAACGACGCCTCTGATCTCGTCGCGTCCGAGCAGCTCCCGGTAGCGGTGGTACGGGTATATCTCGGAGAACACGCCGACCTCGCGCAGGCGTCGCGCGATGAGCTGGGTGTACTGGGAGCCGAAATCGAGGACCGCCACCTCTGGCTGGGGCCGCTTATGGTTCATGGTCGAGA
The window above is part of the bacterium genome. Proteins encoded here:
- the guaA gene encoding glutamine-hydrolyzing GMP synthase produces the protein MNHKRPQPEVAVLDFGSQYTQLIARRLREVGVFSEIYPYHRYRELLGRDEIRGVVLSGGPSSVTEDGAPDIGGELFAEGKPLLGICYGMQLMCRTLGGKIEASANREYGPATIERGARSRLFADTPDRQGVWMSHGDRVGALPAGFTALASSGSIPFAAAGDEGRGFYCVQFHPEVVHTEHGLQILRNFCRDICAIDTAWSADTFAETAVAEIRERVGDRRVLCGVSGGVDSTVAATLIDQAIGDRLHTVFVDNGLLRLGEASEVERTLNAFLHRPVLRIDARNAFLNGLRGVIEPELKRRIIGNTFIEVFRSATADLGPFAFLAQGTLYPDRIESVSVNGPSHVIKTHHNVGGLPEELGFELIEPLGELFKDEVRRVGRSLGIPDALLMRHPFPGPGLGVRILGEVTRDGVRLLQQADHIFIQELRASGEYERIWQAGAVLLPIRTVGVMGDQRTYEAVVALRAVTSRDGMTADWARIPDAVLARVSNRIINEVPGINRVVYDISSKPPSTIEWE